In Leishmania mexicana MHOM/GT/2001/U1103 complete genome, chromosome 20, one genomic interval encodes:
- a CDS encoding putative mitogen activated protein kinase, with product MSRLKINLDAIERDGASATEGFCADGVRIGSLLVSSEGVRDNQGNLCVLSLSDLEVVPETEGGFLGKGSSGSVRRAVHRGSNKVVALKEIKVTGQTHINEIRRELETLHAGDFATPYLVSFYGAFAHEGSVFIAMEAMDGSLHELYKPVPPPVLACITRLMLKGLTYLHRNRHLIHRDLKPSNVLYNSRTGDIKISDFGVSSNLECTKADAHSFVGTVTYMSPERLRGEHYSYGADIWSLGLVVAELAVGVCPYAGLRGGSSEARFWALLQHLNGDGTALELPPEMDSDLADFISACVVKSPDRRPTCTELLRHPFIVRYTGAAPEAEAKPFSTTTPTVLAPGGLSSLLNRASPAAGSALPLASEGGTPKATSPSPAPVSPLTLSCPLERHDGETDADIADRTVVARWIHAVMKRAVLHKARGHGREELHQEPLAAVSASVATDSGEGGGAAGVSAASLDNGQAAQHREFRAERNLDGHSGDGGSAPVEEDCTAGVRSLTCDDLRWTSTGEPSVNLDDELNRLLF from the coding sequence ATGTCTCGACTGAAAATAAACCTTGACGCCATCGAGCGCGATGGTGCTAGCGCGACAGAGGGCTtctgcgccgacggcgtccGCATCGGCTCGCTTCTAGTGTCGTCTGAGGGAGTACGGGATAATCAGGGCAACTTGTGCGTGCTGTCTCTCAGTGACCTTGAGGTGGTTCCGGAAACGGAGGGCGGCTTCTTAGGcaaaggcagcagcggctctgTTCGCCGCGCGGTTCACCGGGGCAGCAATAAGGTGGTCGCCCTCAAGGAAATCAAAGTGACAGGGCAGACGCACATCAATGAAATTCGACGAGAGCTCGAGACGCTGCACGCTGGCGACTTCGCAACGCCGTACCTCGTCAGTTTTTACGGTGCGTTCGCACATGAGGGGTCCGTCTTCATCGCGATGGAAGCGATGGACGGCTCTCTGCACGAGCTATACAAACCCGTCCCACCACCTGTCTTGGCGTGCATCACGCGACTGATGCTGAAGGGGCTCACGTACCTGCATCGTAACCGCCATCTCATTCATCGCGATTTGAAGCCCAGCAACGTCCTCTACAACAGCCGCACCGGCGACATCAAGATATCCGACTTTGGTGTGAGCTCTAATCTGGAGTGCACCAAGGCAGATGCCCACAGCTTTGTTGGCACGGTCACGTACATGAGTCCTGAGCGGCTTCGAGGCGAGCACTACTCGTACGGAGCCGATATATGGTCTCTGGGGCTCGTTGTCGCAGAGCTGGCGGTGGGGGTGTGCCCGTATGCCGGTttgcgcggcggcagcagcgaggcgcgcTTCTGGGCACTGTTACAGCATCTCAACGGTGACGGTACGGCGCTAGAGCTACCGCCGGAGATGGATAGCGACCTGGCTGACTTCATAAGCGCGTGTGTCGTGAAATCCCCTGACAGGCGGCCCACGTGCACTGAGTTGCTCCGTCACCCGTTCATTGTGAGATACACAGGTGCGGCgccagaggcggaggcgaaaCCGTTCTCGACCACCACTCCCACTGTTCTTGCTCCTGGAGGACTCTCTTCGCTGCTGAATCGCGCCTCGCCTGCGGCAGGGTCAGCCTTGCCCCTTGCCAGCGAGGGGGGTACGCCCAAGGCTACTTCGCCATCTCCTGCGCCGgtgtcgccgctgacgcttTCGTGTCCCCTTGAGCGGCACGACGGCGAAACGGATGCTGATATCGCAGACCGAACCGTCGTTGCGCGATGGATCCACGCTGTAATGAAACGGGCGGTGTTGCACAAAGCGAGAGGGCACGGGCGCGAAGAGCTGCACCAGGAGCCACTTGCTGCCGTGTCGGCGTCCGTGGCCACAGATTCgggtgagggaggcggggcggcgggCGTTTCTGCGGCTAGCTTAGACAATGGACAGGCCGCACAGCATAGGGAGTTCCGCGCCGAGAGGAATCTAGATGGGCACTCGGGTGATGGTGGCAGTGCCCCTGTGGAGGAAGATTGCACCGCTGGCGTACGCTCTCTCACGTGTGACGACCTGCGGTGGACCTCCACGGGTGAACCGTCTGTCAACCTCGATGATGAACTAAACAGGCTTCTCTTCTGA
- a CDS encoding putative DEAH-box RNA helicase yields the protein MEKEALRRAQQASRAAFLRKEASQRQKAANTVVEQKLRDIEQGIVPASVVEADFLLHRSAEVNTASELFDVARRRQALAGEGEALDRWGELAAELQSHPHSSTSPTETFKVAEEACNIRDAGVVSAPASAAVVDATSRPLSSAGYVAMSEAEVAERVAKHAYVREKTFTELQEDRAAALQGQKERLQQQRRSLPMYQAREELVKLIRDNRVVIIVGETGSGKTTQLLQYLYEEGFHLGPKARERLLTTPAGTAASSKVKAEANSEGDRAMVDEEQEEELRLICTQPRRIAAISVAERVAQEVGCPCGSVVGYKVRFDDKTGPLTRILFVTDGMMLKEFTNDPDLSSVGAIMVDEAHERSLSTDILLGLLRDVIRRNPNLKVIVASATINAEKFSDFFDKAPVFTVSGRTYPVELFYSDEPVADYVTESAQTVLGLHLSKPLPGDVLVFLPGQDAIETCAETLQSYVAEAKGHLRPLLILPIYSSMPPKEQARIYERTPPGTRKVVIATNIAETSITIDGAVYVVDCGLCKQDYYNPQAMVEELRVVPTSQASATQRAGRAGRTQPGECYRLFTAYTFHNELPPETIPEILRCSMSAVVLQLKALGIHNLLQFDFLDAPSTASLERALDHLFLLGAMKADGRLTVTGRRMAEFPLEPSLSKCLIRACALGCGRHMAMAAAMITLDSIFVNTRDAKERQHIKSAREHLFGFGNGDVTGYIRLMEEWLRAGPRAGEFCRSNCINARSMLRARDVLDQILKTFDRIGLDVERVPSKSRNDGKYLDDEDDALEKALSAAANQIDVEAVTRALLSGFFFNVAKLEADKWSYLVVRPMDTSVPTGAKRLESAGAAETSVAEIH from the coding sequence ATGGAAAAGGAGGCTTTGCGCAGGGCTCAGCAGGCATCGCGGGCGGCGTTCCTACGAAAGGAGGCGTCTCAACGTCAAAAGGCAGCCAACACCGTTGTTGAGCAAAAGCTGAGGGACATCGAGCAAGGCATCGTCCCGGCATCTGTGGTCGAGGCGGACTTTTTGCTGCACCGCTCAGCTGAGGTGAATACAGCGAGCGAGCTGTTTGACGTCGCGCGCCGGCGTCAGGCCCTCGCTGGCGAAGGCGAAGCCTTGGATCGATGGGGCGAGCTggccgcggagctgcagaGTCACCCGCACTCATCCACATCTCCCACCGAGACATTTAAGGTTGCAGAGGAGGCGTGCAACATCCGTGATGCTGGCGTGGTGTCTGCGccggcctcggcggcggtggtggacgcgACATCACgacccctctcctctgcagGGTATGTGGCTATGAgtgaggcagaggtggcggagcgAGTGGCAAAGCACGCCTATGTGCGGGAGAAGACGTTTACCGAGCTCCAGGAGGATCGTGCGGCTGCACTGCAAGGCCAAAAGGAGCgactccagcagcagcgcagaagTCTGCCAATGTACCAGGCGCGAGAGGAGCTGGTGAAGCTCATTCGCGACAATCGCGTGGTGATCATTGTGGGTGAGACCGGATCGGGCAAgacgacgcagctgctccagtaTCTCTATGAGGAGGGTTTCCACCTGGGCCCGAAGGCGCGAGAGCGGCTGCTCACCACCCCGGCAGGGACTGCTGCTTCCTCGAAGGTGAAGGCTGAAGCTAATAGCGAAGGCGATCGTGCAATGGTGGACGAGGAGCAGGAAGAAGAACTCCGACTGATCTGCACGCAGCCTCGACGAATTGCTGCGATTAGCGTTGCAGAACGCGTCGCTCAGGAGGTCGGGTGCCCGTGCGGCAGCGTTGTGGGGTACAAGGTGCGTTTCGATGACAAGACGGGCCCCCTCACCCGCATCCTCTTCGTTACAGACGGCATGATGCTGAAGGAGTTCACAAACGACCCCGATCTGTCCTCGGTCGGGGCCATCATGGTCGACGAGGCCCACGAGCGTTCTCTGAGCACCGACATCCTGCTCGGCCTCCTGCGCGACGTCATTCGCCGCAACCCGAACCTCAAAGTCATCGTTGCCAGTGCCACCATCAACGCCGAAAAGTTCAGCGACTTCTTTGATAAGGCGCCGGTGTTCACCGTGAGCGGACGCACCTACCCAGTGGAGCTCTTCTACTCAGACGAGCCGGTGGCGGACTACGTGACGGAGTCGGCCCAGACGGTGCTGGGCCTGCACCTGTCCAAGCCTCTGCCCGGCGACGTTTTGGTATTCCTGCCGGGCCAAGACGCGATCGAGACGTGCGCGGAGACCCTTCAATCGTACGTGGCCGAGGCGAAGGGCCACCTGCGGCCGCTTCTCATTCTCCCGATTTACTCTTCAATGCCACCAAAGGAGCAGGCCCGCATCTACGAGCGCACGCCGCCCGGTACGCGCAAGGTGGTGATCGCGACAAACATTGCCGAAACGTCCATCACGATTGACGGTGCCGTGTACGTGGTGGACTGCGGACTGTGCAAGCAGGACTACTACAACCCGCAGGCGatggtggaggagctgcgggtGGTGCCGACGTCGCAGGCAAGTGCAACGCAGCGCGCGGGGCGAGCCGGGCGAACGCAGCCAGGTGAATGCTATCGCCTCTTCACAGCCTACACCTTCCACAACGAGCTGCCGCCAGAGACGATACCGGAGATTTTGCGGTGCTCGATGAGTGCCGTGGTTCTACAGCTCAAGGCGCTCGGCATTCACAACCTTCTCCAGTTCGACTTTCTTGATGCGCCGTCGACGGCATCGCTGGAGCGAGCGTTAGACCACCTTTTCCTGCTCGGGGCAATGAAGGCGGATGGCCGGCTGACTGTCACGGGGCGGCGCATGGCTGAGTTCCCGCTGGAGCCGTCTCTAAGCAAGTGCCTGATTCGGGCGTGCGCGCTCGGCTGCGGGCGACACATGGCCATGGCAGCCGCCATGATCACGCTGGACTCCATCTTCGTTAACACCCGCGATGCCAAGGAACGGCAGCACATCAAGAGCGCCAGAGAGCATCTTTTTGGCTTTGGTAACGGCGATGTGACGGGCTACATCCGGCTCATGGAGGAGTGGCTGCGCGCGGGCCCGCGTGCTGGCGAGTTTTGCCGCTCCAACTGCATCAACGCGCGCTCGATGCTACGCGCACGGGATGTACTGGACCAGATTTTGAAGACGTTCGACCGCATCGGCCTTGATGTGGAGCGTGTGCCTTCCAAGAGCCGCAACGACGGAAAGTACctcgacgacgaagacgatgCGCTTGAGAAGGCGCTGAGCGCAGCCGCGAATCAGATCGACGTGGAGGCCGTTACTAGGGCGCTTCTGTCTGGGTTCTTCTTCAACGTGGCGAAACTAGAGGCGGACAAGTGGTCGTACTTGGTCGTCCGACCGATGGACACCAGCGTGCCAACTGGGGCGAAGAGGCTGGAGAGCGCGGGCGCAGCAGAAACCTCCGTTGCCGAGATCCACC
- a CDS encoding putative eukaryotic translation initiation factor 6 (eIF-6): MTLRTRFESSDDIGVFSRLTNAYCLVAAGASQNFYSVFEQELANHICVVYTSIGDARVIGRLTIGNRHGLIVPSITTDQELQHLRNSLPDSVKVQRVEERLSALGNCVVCNDHVALIHTDLSRETEEVIRDTLQVQTFRTSIAENALVGSYAVATNKGCMVHPKTPAQDMDEISSLLQVPVVAGTINRGNAAIGSGLVVNDWAAFCGLNTTATEITVVERIFQLRRETAGGDEGNLLQNVRETLVDELA; encoded by the coding sequence ATGACGCTACGCACCCGCTTTGAGAGCTCCGATGATATCGGTGTCTTCTCCCGCCTCACCAACGCGTACTGCCTCGTGGCCGCTGGTGCGTCGCAAAACTTCTACTCGGTGTTCGAGCAGGAGTTGGCAAACCACATATGTGTCGTGTACACTTCCATAGGGGATGCACGCGTGATTGGCCGCCTTACCATCGGCAACCGCCACGGCCTCATCGTTCCGTCCATCACAACGGAtcaggagctgcagcacctccgcaaCTCGCTACCAGACTCGGTGAAAGTGCAGCGTGTCGAAGAGCGTCTGTCTGCACTAGGCAACTGTGTGGTTTGTAACGACCACGTAGCGCTCATCCACACAGACCTGAGCCGTGAGACAGAGGAGGTGATCCGCGACACACTGCAGGTTCAGACGTTCCGCACCTCCATTGCGGAGAACGCCCTAGTCGGTAGTTACGCCGTAGCTACGAATAAGGGTTGCATGGTGCATCCCAAGACCCCAGCGCAGGACATGGACGAGATTTCCTCtctgctgcaggtgccggTCGTGGCGGGCACGATCAACCGGGGCAATGCTGCCATCGGCTCTGGCCTCGTAGTGAACGACTGGGCCGCCTTTTGCGGTCTCAAcacgacggcgacagagATCACCGTCGTGGAGCGCATCTTCCAACTGCGCCGCGAGACCGCTGGTGGTGACGAAGGCAACTTACTGCAGAATGTCCGTGAAACCCTGGTGGACGAGCTGGCGTAG
- a CDS encoding putative protein kinase — protein sequence WKPRAGVPRHSSSSLPEIRNRKAWRMMAEAYHNNPAVSKIGQRFGPYQVGDTIGRGTFAKVKIGYHETTKVRVALKIISRKLMDSDARSALKIKREIKIMRVLRHPHITRLYDVVKTKHDIVLVMEYVSGGELFDYVTHKGRLEEPTARALFQQLTAAVAYCHRYRVTHRDIKPENIMMEHGCRSVKLSDFGLSSITHDGRFFETSCGTPNYASPEVVSGRLYGGPEADVWSCGVVLYAMLCGTLPFDDSNIAFLFKKIQTADYAIPSHVSPQAQDLLHRVLVVNPLERATMEQVMQHPWLRPNFPRYLLSLHYAAIVETTRFASTYYLTEDMLDDEVLNVVASRFRVSPQEVASIIMSEEERIPSMRAVISDEDNPNSMARRYPAANYFEMYSNVLDSKLWPTPVEIAAAEVALRDEAHDIYVSYVILTQKKQNKLAPQEHTANPSFGESANSLLQSQAQQGYGSLNANSLQQLTGNSSYTGLSF from the coding sequence TGGAAGCCGCGTGCTGGCGTTCCCCGTCACTCCTCGAGTAGCCTTCCTGAGATACGAAATCGAAAAGCGTGGCGCATGATGGCGGAAGCTTACCACAACAATCCCGCTGTCTCCAAGATAGGTCAGCGCTTTGGTCCCTATCAGGTCGGCGACACCATCGGCCGTGGCACCTTCGCCAAAGTAAAGATTGGCTACCACGAAACGACCAAGGTCCGCGTAGCGCTCAAGATTATATCACGCAAGCTGATGGACAGCGACGCGCGTTCGGCGCTGAAGATCAAGCGCGAGATCAAGATCATgcgggtgctgcgccatccgcATATTACTCGGCTCTACGATGTCGTCAAGACAAAGCATGACATTGTGTTGGTCATGGAGTACGTGTCTGGCGGTGAGCTATTTGACTACGTTACCCACAAGGGTCGACTAGAGGAGCCGACTGCGCGCGCCCTATTTCAGCAGTTaaccgccgctgtcgcctaCTGCCATCGCTACCGGGTCACACATCGTGACATCAAGCCAGAGAACATCATGATGGAgcacggctgccgcagcgtgaAGTTGAGCGACTTCGGACTATCCTCCATCACTCATGACGGGCGCTTCTTCGAGacgagctgcggcacaccCAACTACGCGTCCCCGGAAGTGGTAAGTGGGCGACTCTACGGCGGGCCAGAGGCGGATGTGTGGAGCTGCGGCGTCGTGCTCTATGCCATGCTCTGCGGCACTCTGCCCTTCGACGACAGCAACATTGCTTTCCTTTTCAAGAAGATCCAGACGGCGGACTACGCTATCCCTAGCCACGTCTCCCCGCAGGCACAGGACCTGCTGCATCGCGTGCTGGTCGTGAACCCGCTGGAGCGGGCCACCATGGAGCAGGTGATGCAGCACCCGTGGCTGCGGCCCAACTTTCCCCGCTACCTGTTGTCGTTGCACTATGCCGCTATCGTGGAGACGACACGCTTCGCGAGCACCTACTACCTCACGGAGGACATGCTGGATGACGAGGTTTTGAACGTTGTCGCCTCCCGCTTCCGTGTCTCCCCGCAGGAGGTGGCGTCAATCATTATGTCGGAGGAAGAGCGCATCCCGTCGATGCGGGCCGTCATTAGCGACGAGGACAACCCGAACTCCATGGCGCGTCGCTACCCCGCCGCGAACTACTTTGAGATGTACTCAAACGTATTAGACTCGAAGCTGTGGCCCACGCCGGTGGAGATCGCCGCGGCCGAGGTGGCCCTGCGCGACGAGGCTCATGACATCTACGTTTCCTACGTTATTCTGACGCAGAAGAAGCAGAACAAGCTGGCTCCGCAAGAGCACACCGCAAACCCGTCGTTTGGAGAGAGTGCCAACTCTCTACTTCAGTCGCAGGCCCAGCAAGGCTACGGCTCCCTCAACGCGAACTcgttgcagcagctcaccggcaacagcagctaCACCGGCCTCAGCTTCAA